A region of Hemicordylus capensis ecotype Gifberg chromosome 17, rHemCap1.1.pri, whole genome shotgun sequence DNA encodes the following proteins:
- the GBGT1 gene encoding globoside alpha-1,3-N-acetylgalactosaminyltransferase 1 isoform X4 has product MLDSTYKPLNLTIGVTAFAIGKYTQFVRAYLESAEEYFMKGYHVNYYIFTDNPQDIPAIPLQPGRNLSVIRMKRYNHWQEISMRRMEMINRHIAERAHREVDYLYCLDIDMVFHNPWGAETFGEMVAAIHPGYYMVPRQKFPYERREISAAYISSEEGDFYYGGAVFGGLVKNVYEFTWACHMGILADKANGIMAAWQEESHLNRHFVSHKPSKLLSPEYIWDDAKPKPPELRLIRFSTVLKDYSKIRT; this is encoded by the exons ATGTTGGACAGCACCTACAAACCTCTGAACCTCACCATTGGAGTTACAGCCTTTGCCATTGGAAA ATACACACAATTTGTGAGGGCCTACCTGGAGTCAGCAGAAGAGTACTTCATGAAGGGCTACCACGTGAACTATTATATCTTCACCGACAATCCTCAAGACATCCCTGCCATTCCTCTGCAGCCCGGACGAAACCTCAGTGTCATCCGCATGAAAAGATACAACCACTGGCAAGAGATCTCCATGCGGCGGATGGAAATGATCAACAGACACATCGCCGAGCGAGCCCATCGGGAGGTGGACTACCTCTACTGCTTGGACATTGACATGGTGTTCCATAACCCCTGGGGCGCGGAAACCTTTGGGGAGATGGTGGCAGCCATCCACCCGGGTTACTACATGGTTCCCCGGCAGAAGTTCCCGTACGAGAGGAGAGAGATTTCTGCAGCCTACATCTCAAGCGAAGAGGGAGACTTCTACTATGGTGGGGCGGTCTTCGGAGGCCTGGTCAAGAACGTCTACGAGTTCACCTGGGCGTGCCACATGGGCATCTTGGCGGACAAAGCCAATGGGATCATGGCCGCCTGGCAGGAAGAGAGCCACCTCAACAGACACTTCGTTTCCCATAAGCCGTCCAAGCTCCTCTCGCCAGAGTACATCTGGGATGACGCCAAACCGAAGCCCCCTGAACTGAGGCTCATACGCTTCTCCACCGTGTTGAAGGACTACAGCAAGATCAGGACTTGA
- the GBGT1 gene encoding globoside alpha-1,3-N-acetylgalactosaminyltransferase 1 isoform X3, with translation MPFGGSFWAGTMMGQKAAKYVLLTFCFLAVPLFIWLLSKEDATQYRTYYLPCPNLSAVKIQYREEKSLQVFPLRPDVLTVTPWLAPIVWEGTFNSEMLDSTYKPLNLTIGVTAFAIGKYTQFVRAYLESAEEYFMKGYHVNYYIFTDNPQDIPAIPLQPGRNLSVIRMKRYNHWQEISMRRMEMINRHIAERAHREVDYLYCLDIDMVFHNPWGAETFGEMVAAIHPGYYMVPRQKFPYERREISAAYISSEEGDFYYGGAVFGGLVKNVYEFTWACHMGILADKANGIMAAWQEESHLNRHFVSHKPSKLLSPEYIWDDAKPKPPELRLIRFSTVLKDYSKIRT, from the exons GCTTTTGAGCAAGGAAGACGCAACTCAATACCGTACATATTACCTTCCATGCCCCAACCTCTC TGCGGTGAAAATCCAGTACAGGGAAGAGAAGTCACTCCAGGTCTTTCCACT ACGCCCTGATGTGCTCACCGTGACTCCTTGGCTTGCTCCGATTGTCTGGGAAGGAACATTTAACTCGGAAATGTTGGACAGCACCTACAAACCTCTGAACCTCACCATTGGAGTTACAGCCTTTGCCATTGGAAA ATACACACAATTTGTGAGGGCCTACCTGGAGTCAGCAGAAGAGTACTTCATGAAGGGCTACCACGTGAACTATTATATCTTCACCGACAATCCTCAAGACATCCCTGCCATTCCTCTGCAGCCCGGACGAAACCTCAGTGTCATCCGCATGAAAAGATACAACCACTGGCAAGAGATCTCCATGCGGCGGATGGAAATGATCAACAGACACATCGCCGAGCGAGCCCATCGGGAGGTGGACTACCTCTACTGCTTGGACATTGACATGGTGTTCCATAACCCCTGGGGCGCGGAAACCTTTGGGGAGATGGTGGCAGCCATCCACCCGGGTTACTACATGGTTCCCCGGCAGAAGTTCCCGTACGAGAGGAGAGAGATTTCTGCAGCCTACATCTCAAGCGAAGAGGGAGACTTCTACTATGGTGGGGCGGTCTTCGGAGGCCTGGTCAAGAACGTCTACGAGTTCACCTGGGCGTGCCACATGGGCATCTTGGCGGACAAAGCCAATGGGATCATGGCCGCCTGGCAGGAAGAGAGCCACCTCAACAGACACTTCGTTTCCCATAAGCCGTCCAAGCTCCTCTCGCCAGAGTACATCTGGGATGACGCCAAACCGAAGCCCCCTGAACTGAGGCTCATACGCTTCTCCACCGTGTTGAAGGACTACAGCAAGATCAGGACTTGA
- the GBGT1 gene encoding globoside alpha-1,3-N-acetylgalactosaminyltransferase 1 isoform X2, with product MMGQKAAKYVLLTFCFLAVPLFIWLLSKEDATQYRTYYLPCPNLSAVKIQYREEKSLQVFPLSSYPQPESLHPPRPDVLTVTPWLAPIVWEGTFNSEMLDSTYKPLNLTIGVTAFAIGKYTQFVRAYLESAEEYFMKGYHVNYYIFTDNPQDIPAIPLQPGRNLSVIRMKRYNHWQEISMRRMEMINRHIAERAHREVDYLYCLDIDMVFHNPWGAETFGEMVAAIHPGYYMVPRQKFPYERREISAAYISSEEGDFYYGGAVFGGLVKNVYEFTWACHMGILADKANGIMAAWQEESHLNRHFVSHKPSKLLSPEYIWDDAKPKPPELRLIRFSTVLKDYSKIRT from the exons GCTTTTGAGCAAGGAAGACGCAACTCAATACCGTACATATTACCTTCCATGCCCCAACCTCTC TGCGGTGAAAATCCAGTACAGGGAAGAGAAGTCACTCCAGGTCTTTCCACT CTCATCGTATCCTCAGCCAGAGAGTCTTCATCCTCC ACGCCCTGATGTGCTCACCGTGACTCCTTGGCTTGCTCCGATTGTCTGGGAAGGAACATTTAACTCGGAAATGTTGGACAGCACCTACAAACCTCTGAACCTCACCATTGGAGTTACAGCCTTTGCCATTGGAAA ATACACACAATTTGTGAGGGCCTACCTGGAGTCAGCAGAAGAGTACTTCATGAAGGGCTACCACGTGAACTATTATATCTTCACCGACAATCCTCAAGACATCCCTGCCATTCCTCTGCAGCCCGGACGAAACCTCAGTGTCATCCGCATGAAAAGATACAACCACTGGCAAGAGATCTCCATGCGGCGGATGGAAATGATCAACAGACACATCGCCGAGCGAGCCCATCGGGAGGTGGACTACCTCTACTGCTTGGACATTGACATGGTGTTCCATAACCCCTGGGGCGCGGAAACCTTTGGGGAGATGGTGGCAGCCATCCACCCGGGTTACTACATGGTTCCCCGGCAGAAGTTCCCGTACGAGAGGAGAGAGATTTCTGCAGCCTACATCTCAAGCGAAGAGGGAGACTTCTACTATGGTGGGGCGGTCTTCGGAGGCCTGGTCAAGAACGTCTACGAGTTCACCTGGGCGTGCCACATGGGCATCTTGGCGGACAAAGCCAATGGGATCATGGCCGCCTGGCAGGAAGAGAGCCACCTCAACAGACACTTCGTTTCCCATAAGCCGTCCAAGCTCCTCTCGCCAGAGTACATCTGGGATGACGCCAAACCGAAGCCCCCTGAACTGAGGCTCATACGCTTCTCCACCGTGTTGAAGGACTACAGCAAGATCAGGACTTGA
- the GBGT1 gene encoding globoside alpha-1,3-N-acetylgalactosaminyltransferase 1 isoform X1 — MPFGGSFWAGTMMGQKAAKYVLLTFCFLAVPLFIWLLSKEDATQYRTYYLPCPNLSAVKIQYREEKSLQVFPLSSYPQPESLHPPRPDVLTVTPWLAPIVWEGTFNSEMLDSTYKPLNLTIGVTAFAIGKYTQFVRAYLESAEEYFMKGYHVNYYIFTDNPQDIPAIPLQPGRNLSVIRMKRYNHWQEISMRRMEMINRHIAERAHREVDYLYCLDIDMVFHNPWGAETFGEMVAAIHPGYYMVPRQKFPYERREISAAYISSEEGDFYYGGAVFGGLVKNVYEFTWACHMGILADKANGIMAAWQEESHLNRHFVSHKPSKLLSPEYIWDDAKPKPPELRLIRFSTVLKDYSKIRT, encoded by the exons GCTTTTGAGCAAGGAAGACGCAACTCAATACCGTACATATTACCTTCCATGCCCCAACCTCTC TGCGGTGAAAATCCAGTACAGGGAAGAGAAGTCACTCCAGGTCTTTCCACT CTCATCGTATCCTCAGCCAGAGAGTCTTCATCCTCC ACGCCCTGATGTGCTCACCGTGACTCCTTGGCTTGCTCCGATTGTCTGGGAAGGAACATTTAACTCGGAAATGTTGGACAGCACCTACAAACCTCTGAACCTCACCATTGGAGTTACAGCCTTTGCCATTGGAAA ATACACACAATTTGTGAGGGCCTACCTGGAGTCAGCAGAAGAGTACTTCATGAAGGGCTACCACGTGAACTATTATATCTTCACCGACAATCCTCAAGACATCCCTGCCATTCCTCTGCAGCCCGGACGAAACCTCAGTGTCATCCGCATGAAAAGATACAACCACTGGCAAGAGATCTCCATGCGGCGGATGGAAATGATCAACAGACACATCGCCGAGCGAGCCCATCGGGAGGTGGACTACCTCTACTGCTTGGACATTGACATGGTGTTCCATAACCCCTGGGGCGCGGAAACCTTTGGGGAGATGGTGGCAGCCATCCACCCGGGTTACTACATGGTTCCCCGGCAGAAGTTCCCGTACGAGAGGAGAGAGATTTCTGCAGCCTACATCTCAAGCGAAGAGGGAGACTTCTACTATGGTGGGGCGGTCTTCGGAGGCCTGGTCAAGAACGTCTACGAGTTCACCTGGGCGTGCCACATGGGCATCTTGGCGGACAAAGCCAATGGGATCATGGCCGCCTGGCAGGAAGAGAGCCACCTCAACAGACACTTCGTTTCCCATAAGCCGTCCAAGCTCCTCTCGCCAGAGTACATCTGGGATGACGCCAAACCGAAGCCCCCTGAACTGAGGCTCATACGCTTCTCCACCGTGTTGAAGGACTACAGCAAGATCAGGACTTGA